The following is a genomic window from Ignavibacteria bacterium.
GCACATTTGCTAGTCCTGCCATGATTTCCTCGGCTTTCCATCCCTGTCTTTGGAAATCAACAATGTCAGACTGCATAAACACCGCGCATCCATACCCGAACATCGGATATGTCTTTGCAGAAAATGCTACATCGGCAAACTGCTCAACAGGATATCCAAATCCCTGCGCAGTCGATTGTAAGAAATATCCGTTGCCGGCAGAGCATTGCGTGTTCAATTTAAAATCAACAACTCTTCCCTGATTTAAAATAATAATTTTAATATCCTGACCGCCGACATCGCAAATTACATCACAATCAGGATAAAAATGCAGTCCCGCCTGCGTGTGCGCAACAGTCTCAACAAGCGCAACGTCTGCATTTAGCACATCCTTCAAAATATCCTTCGCATATCCCGTTGTTCCGACACCAAGTACTTCAAGAGTCGCGCCCTGCTCCTCAACCTGCTGCTGGATTTTATAAATAATCTCCATTGTATCTTCAATCGGATTACCTTTCGATAGCTGATATGACTTAATCAAAACTTGCTTATCCAGGGAAATCAAAGCCGCCTTAGTTGAAGTGGAACCGCCGTCAATACCTATAAATCCGCGCACAACTTCGCCCGGCTTAAACTGTGCCGGTTTAAATTTCTCTAAAGTATGCTTTGCCTTAAATTCCGCCAGTTCTTCTTCAGTTTTATAAAGCCCGGTATCATTTCCGCCGCTCATTCGCTTCTTTTCTTCCTCACGCCCGACCAAAATATAATGCTCAAGTCCGCCCCATCCTTTATAAACCCCGATATGCTCTTCCTCTTCCTTGCCAAACTCAATTGCTCCAATTGCAGCAAAATACTGAGCATTGTCAGGCACAATAATCAGGTCTTCGGGAGTCTTTCCCGGAGGTAATTCGACCTTACGTTCTTTCCAGATTTTGGGAATATTATGCCTCCAGCAATCTTTCATTCCTTTGATGTAAGTATTAGGTCCGCCAAGCAGTAAGACCTCCGGTCTTAAAGTATGTCCTCGCGTTAAAACTGATATATTCTGCTGAATAATCGATTCAAAAAGCGAAGCCATAAGCTCATCTGCAGGTACCCCTGATTTCTGCAAACCGTTGATGTCTGTCTCTGCAAATACACCGCATTTACCGGCAACAGGATGAAGCTTCAAGCCCTCATATCCCATTTGGCAAAGCTGGTCAGCAGGAATTTTGAGCTTTGCGTTAATCTTATCAATAACCGCGCCTGTTCCACCCGCGCATTTGTCATTCATCGAAGGAATTTTCTTCTTCTTCCCCGTCTCGGGGTCTTCTTTGAAGATGATAATCTTCGCATCCTGACCGCCAAGCTCGATTACCGAGCCCGTATTGGGATAAAGCTTCTCAACTGCAAGAGAAACAGCGTTCACTTCCTGCACAAACTTTGCTCCGAGATGCTTTCCGATATTTGCTCCACCCGAACCCGTCACAAAAATTCTGAACTCATCAGGATTTGTCAGATTCAGGTCTTTCTCTATATTCTTAAGAAGCTCAAGAGTTTTTTCGGGCTGTTTAGTGTCGTGCCTCTGATAATCACTCCACAACATTTCGTCAGTATCCATGTCAACAACAATTGCCTTTACTGTCGTCGAGCCCACATCAAGCCCTATATAGTATTTCCTTTTAATATCTGCCATAATAGAAAATTTTTAGTTTAATTAAGCAACAACTTCATTTATTACCTTTAGAGTGCCGTCAGGACTTACGTCCTGACGGTTTAAATCAAAATCCCAATCAGTATAAACCTCAATAATACTATTATCACTTTTTAAATAATTTCCGGCACTTGAATAAATCCAATTTTCGGGATTTGAAACTAAATTTGCTTTAACAGGATTATTATGAATATAATTAATTTTTATTTTTAGAATTTCTTCTGAATAAATAACAACATCATCAAACCTATCCATCCATAACTTAAACATTTGATTCTTCTTCCCAATTGCATTACTTCTCAATGATTCAATAATTTCGGCATGATTATCTGACTCAAGTTGTTTTCTTATCTTAGTTGAAGTATACTTTTTAAAATCTCTCATAAAATCTGATATACTTTCATTTGTTGGAAGTGCTATTATAAAATGAATATGGCTCGGCATAATAACATATGATAAAAGATAAGCGTTATGTTCTTTAATTAAGTATTTTAAAGAAGAAATTAAAATATCACTATAATTATTTCCAAGAGAAAAAATTCTTTCAAAATTCATAACGGTAGTAGTTATAAATAATACATTTCCGTTTTTATCAAATAATGTTCTATTTCTTAAACCCATTCTTAATTTATTTCGGTCAGGACATAAGTCCTGACCGCACTGTGAAATATTTTATGGTGTCGTCAGGACTTACGTCCTGACGAAAAACTAACCTAATTTAAACAACTGTTTCTTTTATTTCTTCAATAACTTCTTCATCTTTCTTCACGCTCTTAATCCCATCTTTCTTCATCAATTCTGCAACGTCGAGAATGAAATTCGCTCCGACTCCGGCTATTCCCTTTCTGTGTGATACATGACGGAAAGGTCTTTGCAATTCTTCATGAGTTTCGACGTATGCTTTTATCTCATCAAGCGAATACCCGCTCTTCTCAAGACACTCGGCATACTCAAGTTTTGCTTTTGCTTTTGCTTCGCCAAGAGCCATCTGAACTCTCGAATGTGCATTCACATCACCCTCGCCCGATGTTTCAATCGGAAGGAATATCATATCCTTATAAGTTGAAGTCACAACTGATTGCACACCATCCGACTGCGTCGACGGCATGCAACCAAACGGCTTCAATGAAAGCACCATGTGGCATAAATGATTTATTGTATAATAAATACTCTTTCCAACTTCCAGATGCCCCTCACCGCCCTCAACTCTTGAATGATAGAACGGATGTGCAAGCTCAGTCATAATTTTTTGGTCAACAAGCTCATGAGGCATATTGTCCAATGCCTTTCTGAATCTATTATACTCCCTGTCAAAAACTTTTTCTGCAATTGTCAAAACCAATTTCGATTGCTTATAATTTTTTTTAAGCTGTATTTTTTCTTTTGCTGTAAGTTTAGTTCCTAGTTCTTTCGAAACAATCAATCCACGCTCATCTTCATTTACTTTCTTTGCCTGATGAAGCATGTACATTATCCACGTTGCAATCGGCTCGACAAGCACCTGTGCTCCTTCCCTTTCGAGGAAAGGAAACATATTGAAATTACCATCGCCCTCAGTTGTCTGCGCCCAGAACTCACCAGTAATCTTCACAATCGGCTTCATTCTGGTTCTGTCAACTTTCACCTCATTGAAAATTCTTTTTGTCTCATGCATTGTTTCCATGTAATAATCACCAAGTATCTGGTCTAAGAATTTCACTACATATTCGGAAGCAGGCATTTTCTGAATAAGCTGTCCGAGACGCGAGTTGAAGTCAAAATATTTTTTGCTGCGAAGTCTCTCCGCAAACATATCGATTGTTTTCTCAATCGCTTTATCGGTATCACCCGGCGTTACTTCATAAGGTCTTATCTGATATGCAACGTCATTAATTACGTCACCAACCATCATTGCATTCAAGATTCCCAAAAAGAAATCAAGGTTCATTTCCAAGCCTGCTTCTGCTTCTTCCTGAGACAATCCTCCGGTTTGTTGAAACAACAGCACTCTGAAACCATCGAATCCCGAGTTTCTTAAAGCCAGACGGTATTCAGCTTCATACATGCCGAATCTGCACGGACCGCATGCACCCGCAGTGAAGAAAACATACTTATCTATAATATCCTGCTTGCTCTGACCTTCTTTCTCAAGTGTCTGCAAAAATTGAACAAGATTACCAACGGTAAAATATGTCGGGTTGCACTGACCGTTATTGCCGTACTCCTTACCTAATTGAAACGCTTTCTTGTCAGGCACAGGAATGTAATCGGTCTTATAACCGATTCCCTCAAGGGCACCTTTAATAAGTTTTTCATGCTTCCATGTTAAACCGCCGAAAAGAATCGTTGTGTCTTTTCTTTGTGACCTTGTAAAAGCATGTTCAAAAGGACGTTTGAAGTGTTCGATTTTTTTGCTCTCGACACCGTATTCCCTTTCAAGACGCTTTTTTTCTTCAAGAAGTGCTTCCTGAATCATTCGTTCTTTTTCAAGAACAGCATTATTTTTTTCAACTTCGCCCGGAAGTGAAATCTTTCCGATTACTGTTTGAGTGTTTGTTGCTGTTTCCATTTTGGAACCTCCTTTAATAAGAATTTTAATTTTAAACTTTGTTAAGCACAAGCTCTGCGGCGTTTCTTCCGCTTCGCACCGCGCTTTCTATTGTTGAAGGCAGACCTGTATTTGTCCAGTCGCCCGCAAGAAATAAATTTTTAATTTTCGTTTCTGCATTATACCTGAATCTCTCAGAATCCACATCGGGAATAAAGGTCGCTCTTTTTTCTTTCACTACTTTATAATCTTTTATTTTCAAACTGCCAAATCCCGGTAAACACCTTGATAACTCCTCTTTACACATTTCAAAAATCTTTTCTGCGGTCATATCAATCACTTTCCCTCCGTCATATTCAAGAAAATCTGCTCCGCTGATTACCATCGATAAATGTTTATCATTTCGTTTGAATATCCATTGAGTATTCGTTCCGAGCAGCCCGCTCATGCCAAACGAATTATTTTTAAGAACATTTTCATTTATCACATCTTCAAAAAACAAATGAACCGACACAATCGAAGAATGCTTTATGTCAAAATCATAATCAAAATATTTAGCAAAATCATTTTCATCAAACAACTCTCTGAATCTAAAGAACGGAACCGACGAAATCACATAATCAAAGCTTTCTTTCTCCCCCGTTTCATCCTCAATCACTTCAATACTGTCATCCGTAATCTTTAAGCTACTAATTCTTTTATTATCCTCTATTATCATTCCGTTATCTTTGTAATACCTGATCGCATAGTCAATCAACAGCTTCGATAAATCTTTATCAGGAATCAACAAGTTTGCATTTCCTTTCTTCCCGAATCCCTCCGCAAGAACATTTGCAAACACACTTTCGTTTATCTTCTCCAAGCTTGTATTAAACACCGCAAGCAAAAACGGCTCCCAGAAATATTTAATTGCATTGTCACCCTGTCTTAATTCTTTCAGAAGGTCTTTTACATTTCGTTTCTTTAAAAGCTCATCCGAATACTTCTCCCTGTTAATCAATTTCAGAACCTTCAGAAACCTCCTCTTGTCATTAAAACCTAATGGTTTATATCTGAATAAGCCGAGAATTATATTCAGCGGTGCGGTAACACCCGGACAATCCAGCTTAACGCTTTCTTTTCCCTTTTCATAAAAACTTATTTCAAGTTTCTTCTGAAAATTCAGTTTGTTCAGGCTCCCGGTTATTTTCAGATACTCAAGAGTATCTTTATACCATCCTGCGAGAATATGCTGTCCGTTATCTAGCCAAACCTGATTTTTTTCATCATAAAAACTGTAAGCTCTTCCGCCAAACTTGGGCGAACCTTCATACAATTTTATGTCGAGCTTATTTTCTTTATCAGCTTCTTTCAAAAACACACCTGCCGATAATCCTGCAAGTCCACCGCCGATAATGACAACTTTTTTTTTCAAAATTTAGTTTTAGCCACAGAGCACACAGAGATGTTTTGCAAATTTTTATTTTTTCTCTGTGAACTCTCTAGCATAATTTAAATTATTTTAAAGAACGATTAATCAAAAGCAGGTCTCGGGTCTTTAAAGCTGTATAAAAGTCTATACTTTACAAAAACCCCTGCCGTTATAAAAATCTTTTTAAACTTTGATACCTTTGCAACTTTATCAAATACATTATAATTCATCTTCTCGATTTTTTCGAGAATACCAAAATAAATCTTCTCCATTATCCTCGCCGCAAACATTAAACCTTTGTCTTCTCTTGTCAGGTTAGCATTAGCTTTTTTATAATAATCCCTCGCGCGCTCACATTGAAATCTCATAAGTTCTATAAAAGAATTATTATATTCATATCTCAAAAGTTCTTCCTCTGAATAACCAAACTTTTCTAATTCTTCCTTTGGCAGATATATCCTACCATTCTCTGCATCTTTCTTTAAATCTCTCAATATATTCGTCAGCTGCAATGCTATTCCCAGATTAATCGCAAACTCACGTGTCTTTGAATTTCTATAACCGAATATTTCTATGCACATAAGTCCCACCGTCGCCGCCGCGCAATAGCAATAATCATAAAGCTCTTCGAAGTTTTTATACCGGTGCTTCTGCAAATCCATTTCCATTCCTTTTATTAGCTCAAAAAACGGCTCAACCGGAATATTAAATTTTTTAATAATCTGATTCACATGATTCAGCAAAGTATATTTTGAGCTCCCCTGCAAAGCATTTTCAAATTCATTTTTCCATTCACGGATTCTTTTATACTTTACATCAGTCGATACGCTTTCATCATCTACAATGTCATCGGTCTTTCTGCAAAATGCATACACTGTGTTTATTGCATCGTTCTTTGTTTTTCCTAACAAAGAAAACGAATACAAAAAACTGCTTTTGCTCTGTTTCGAAATGTCTTTTGCTTCTTCCATTACTAAACTCATCAGAAAATTGTTTTGAAAAACAATTTTATAAAATCCGTTTTACTTAATTTTACTCTTTCAGTTAAAACATTGTAATTTATTCTCTCTATCTTGTTCAAAATCTCATTCCCTCCCGCATATGTCAGCTTCATTTCAAGCTTTAATCTTCCCGAAACATTATTAATCAAATCTTTTCCTTCCAAAAACAAATTCCGTGTTCGGCTCACCAAATCCTTCATCATACTATGAAACCTCTTATCTTCTCTCCCGAGTATCAATGCCTCGTAATCATACTCATATTGTCTCATAACTTCTTCAGGTATATAAACCCTGTCAATCTTCAAATCCACTGAAACATCCTGCCAGAAATTCGTCAATTGCAGTGCAGTACATATCTTATCCGAATACTCAAATAGTTTTGCATCTTTTTTCATGTCATATCCAAACAAAATTAAAATCAGATGACCAATCGGATTAGCTGAAAACTTCGAATACTCAATCAGCTCACCCCATTTTTCATATCGAGATTTTATTGCATCCTGCATAAACGCCGCAAGCAAATCATCGAATTCCATAACGGGAATGTTCAATGTTTCAATCGTATGTGAAAGAGCACTTAAAAACTTTTTGTTATCTTCATTTATACTCTCAAACTCATTCTTAACCACCTTATGCAAATCCTCTT
Proteins encoded in this region:
- the hpnC gene encoding squalene synthase HpnC gives rise to the protein MSSAQNEHKIQESYEFCKNLAVSHYENFPVGSFLIPKDKRRYVYSIYAFARTADDIADSNESSYDKFHKLSGLKEDLHKVVKNEFESINEDNKKFLSALSHTIETLNIPVMEFDDLLAAFMQDAIKSRYEKWGELIEYSKFSANPIGHLILILFGYDMKKDAKLFEYSDKICTALQLTNFWQDVSVDLKIDRVYIPEEVMRQYEYDYEALILGREDKRFHSMMKDLVSRTRNLFLEGKDLINNVSGRLKLEMKLTYAGGNEILNKIERINYNVLTERVKLSKTDFIKLFFKTIF
- a CDS encoding activator of (R)-2-hydroxyglutaryl-CoA dehydratase, encoding METATNTQTVIGKISLPGEVEKNNAVLEKERMIQEALLEEKKRLEREYGVESKKIEHFKRPFEHAFTRSQRKDTTILFGGLTWKHEKLIKGALEGIGYKTDYIPVPDKKAFQLGKEYGNNGQCNPTYFTVGNLVQFLQTLEKEGQSKQDIIDKYVFFTAGACGPCRFGMYEAEYRLALRNSGFDGFRVLLFQQTGGLSQEEAEAGLEMNLDFFLGILNAMMVGDVINDVAYQIRPYEVTPGDTDKAIEKTIDMFAERLRSKKYFDFNSRLGQLIQKMPASEYVVKFLDQILGDYYMETMHETKRIFNEVKVDRTRMKPIVKITGEFWAQTTEGDGNFNMFPFLEREGAQVLVEPIATWIMYMLHQAKKVNEDERGLIVSKELGTKLTAKEKIQLKKNYKQSKLVLTIAEKVFDREYNRFRKALDNMPHELVDQKIMTELAHPFYHSRVEGGEGHLEVGKSIYYTINHLCHMVLSLKPFGCMPSTQSDGVQSVVTSTYKDMIFLPIETSGEGDVNAHSRVQMALGEAKAKAKLEYAECLEKSGYSLDEIKAYVETHEELQRPFRHVSHRKGIAGVGANFILDVAELMKKDGIKSVKKDEEVIEEIKETVV
- the hpnE gene encoding hydroxysqualene dehydroxylase HpnE, which codes for MKKKVVIIGGGLAGLSAGVFLKEADKENKLDIKLYEGSPKFGGRAYSFYDEKNQVWLDNGQHILAGWYKDTLEYLKITGSLNKLNFQKKLEISFYEKGKESVKLDCPGVTAPLNIILGLFRYKPLGFNDKRRFLKVLKLINREKYSDELLKKRNVKDLLKELRQGDNAIKYFWEPFLLAVFNTSLEKINESVFANVLAEGFGKKGNANLLIPDKDLSKLLIDYAIRYYKDNGMIIEDNKRISSLKITDDSIEVIEDETGEKESFDYVISSVPFFRFRELFDENDFAKYFDYDFDIKHSSIVSVHLFFEDVINENVLKNNSFGMSGLLGTNTQWIFKRNDKHLSMVISGADFLEYDGGKVIDMTAEKIFEMCKEELSRCLPGFGSLKIKDYKVVKEKRATFIPDVDSERFRYNAETKIKNLFLAGDWTNTGLPSTIESAVRSGRNAAELVLNKV
- a CDS encoding phytoene/squalene synthase family protein, producing MSLVMEEAKDISKQSKSSFLYSFSLLGKTKNDAINTVYAFCRKTDDIVDDESVSTDVKYKRIREWKNEFENALQGSSKYTLLNHVNQIIKKFNIPVEPFFELIKGMEMDLQKHRYKNFEELYDYCYCAAATVGLMCIEIFGYRNSKTREFAINLGIALQLTNILRDLKKDAENGRIYLPKEELEKFGYSEEELLRYEYNNSFIELMRFQCERARDYYKKANANLTREDKGLMFAARIMEKIYFGILEKIEKMNYNVFDKVAKVSKFKKIFITAGVFVKYRLLYSFKDPRPAFD
- a CDS encoding transposase encodes the protein MGLRNRTLFDKNGNVLFITTTVMNFERIFSLGNNYSDILISSLKYLIKEHNAYLLSYVIMPSHIHFIIALPTNESISDFMRDFKKYTSTKIRKQLESDNHAEIIESLRSNAIGKKNQMFKLWMDRFDDVVIYSEEILKIKINYIHNNPVKANLVSNPENWIYSSAGNYLKSDNSIIEVYTDWDFDLNRQDVSPDGTLKVINEVVA